A region of the Kiloniellales bacterium genome:
TTCGGTCTGCCAGCTCCGGCCGGAAAGCCGGGGGACGGTCCACATCAAGAGCGCCGATCCCTCCGCCACGCCCGCGATTCGGCCGAACTACCTCTCCGCCGAGACCGACCGGCGGACCATGGTGGAAGGCATGAAGAAGATGCGCGCGATCCTGCAGGCCGAGGCGATGAAGCCCTACCTGGCCGAGGAGGTCTCTCCCGGTCCCGCGGTGGCCAGCGACGCCGAGTGGCTGGCTTACATCCGCAGCATCGCGACGACGATCTACCACCCGACCAGCACCTGCGCGATGGGCGTGGACGAGCAGGCGGTGGTCACCCCCGAGCTCAAGGTGATCGGCGTCGACCGGCTCAGGGTCGCGGACGGCGCGGTCATGCCGAGGGTCGTCTCGGGCAACACCAACGCGGCCATCGTGATGATCGGCGAGAAGGCGGCGGACATGATCCTCGAGGCCGGCCCGTAACGCCTCACCCCGGTCTCCTTGCGCGTTTTTCGATGTTCTGGCACCGTTACAAGGCCGTTGCATAGAAAAACGATAAGCAACAGATCTGAAACAGGGGGATTTCCCATGAAGAAACTCGGACTTTCACTGGTCGCGGGGCTCATTGGCCTGGCGGCCTCCAGCCTCGGCGTGCAGGCCGCGGACTGCCCGATCAAGCTGGGCGGCCTCGCGCCGCTCTCCACCCCGGGCACCGTGATCGGTGGCGAAGCGATGCGCGACGCCATGCTGCTGGCCCAGGACGATATCAACGCGGCTGGCGGCGTGCTCGGCTGCGAGGTCGAGGTGGTGATCGCCGATACGGAAGGCCTGCCGGAAAAGGCCGCGGCTGTCATGGAGAAGCTGATCACCCAGGACGGCGTGGTCGCCGTCGGCGGCGGCTACCACAGCTCGGTCGGCGTGGCCTCCAAGGACGTGGCCGACGCGCGGGGCATTCCCGTGGTCTTCGCCGAGACGTGGAACGACACGATCACCGGCGACAAGCAGAAGCACATCTTCCGGATCGCGCCCCTGAGCTCCTGGGCCTCGGCCGTGATCTGGAAGTTCGCGTTGACCAAGCCGGGGATCAAGAAGGTCACGATCCTGACCGAAAATACCGACTACGGCATACCCGCGGCGCAGGAAACGACCGAGGGTCTGAAGAGCGAAGGCGTCGAGGCGGTCACCTTCAGTGTCGACATCGGCACCCAGGACTTCGCCGGCATCGTCGAGCGCATGAAGGCCGAAAGACCCGACATGATCATCGTGCTGGCGACCGGCGAGGCGGGCTACAACATCACCCAGCAGGCGGCGGACGCCGGCATCGGACCGATGGACGTGGCCTTCATGACCAACCAGGAGGGCCTGGAAAGCCGCGCCTACTGGGAGAACGTGCCCGACGGCAACATGGCCTTCATCCAGCGCATCGGCGTGCCCGAGAGCCTCTATACGGAGGAGGCCAAGAAGTTCGCCGCGGCCTACAAGGCCAAGACCGGCAAGAAGGCGGTCGAGAGCTATGCGCTCGAGGCCTACGACTCCATCGCGATCCTGGCCCAGGCGATCAACGAGGCCGGCTCGACCGAAGGCGGCGCGATCGTCGACGCACTGGAGAACATCACTTACAACGGCGTGCTCGGGAAGATCTACTTCCCCTACGGGACCAAGAAAGACCCGAGCGCGGACGGCAAGGGTGACGAGTGGTGGCACCAGTGGCCCGATCCGGCGATGACCGTCGTCCAGTACCAGAAGGAGGGCGAGAGTTCGGTCGACGCGGCGATCGTCTATCCCGAGACCTACCAGACCGGCAAGGCGATATGGGTCAAGTAAGCCGGTGATGCGCGCTTAGGGCGGAGCCACGGCGGCGCGGCCTAGGAGGCCGCGCCGCCGGCCGGCCGCGTTGACGGCGGCGCGGCGCGACCGGGGCCCGGTCCTAAAGAGTAGCGGGGGCAGGCATGGAAACGCCTGGCATCTTCTGGGGTGTCATAGCCTGGATGGCTTTCTGGGGCATCACCGGCGCCCTGGGAACCCGCTTCGTCTACCTGCGCCGGGACCTGGATACTTCCAACGCGAACTTCGTCGGCGCCATGATGGGCGCGGCCACGGGGCCTGTCGGCCTGGTGCCGCTCTGGATCAAGGCGCCGGAGCTCAGCAACCGCTTCACCATTGCCCCGGCTTTGCTTGCCGTCACCTTGATCGCCGCCGCCTTCGCCTTCGCCGATCCGGACAACAACTGCGTCGCCAACGGCAGCTTCGTGGCCTCGCAGTTCGTCAATGGCCT
Encoded here:
- a CDS encoding ABC transporter substrate-binding protein; this encodes MKKLGLSLVAGLIGLAASSLGVQAADCPIKLGGLAPLSTPGTVIGGEAMRDAMLLAQDDINAAGGVLGCEVEVVIADTEGLPEKAAAVMEKLITQDGVVAVGGGYHSSVGVASKDVADARGIPVVFAETWNDTITGDKQKHIFRIAPLSSWASAVIWKFALTKPGIKKVTILTENTDYGIPAAQETTEGLKSEGVEAVTFSVDIGTQDFAGIVERMKAERPDMIIVLATGEAGYNITQQAADAGIGPMDVAFMTNQEGLESRAYWENVPDGNMAFIQRIGVPESLYTEEAKKFAAAYKAKTGKKAVESYALEAYDSIAILAQAINEAGSTEGGAIVDALENITYNGVLGKIYFPYGTKKDPSADGKGDEWWHQWPDPAMTVVQYQKEGESSVDAAIVYPETYQTGKAIWVK